From the Leptidea sinapis chromosome 42, ilLepSina1.1, whole genome shotgun sequence genome, one window contains:
- the LOC126976872 gene encoding uncharacterized protein LOC126976872 isoform X2 gives MKSTKNVTNNPKMEETLYQMSKDLVTAILSKLEIQDKLTRITREALDAPGKSKGMTAIETRRILDYISRTLSGHILSITRASTEPELHRLVYGLAQIAAEVSIVSALKDITYASALSKKQSVDLSLRKKRSVKEDPITPPTTPKHAATTIYNIILNKQHEMVNLSTEITNPNTRRSQLTPYSVLSLSERNSVHIIPSKKRVLETKPKGFLNQTVLDMDPDITNVNESEAIVLNKRLNATHYVTQDSHTLETQELGAPNLIDDWIDPKEKIYALHPDVIAEMELEQPEVDDDTTNEKKTKQKLEKLELKAKKAILYAGDVAYLTAASVVAMRRALTASIEVQMSVRYAKNGMSNHEDLMMNLAKTAAQQAGKEAKSATSKSLACERVIKLALKYTAQSKGANLNHVANRVVMDSLSLATLAKSMAFVSSDIAINSLYQATDVKPPA, from the coding sequence ATGAAGTCGacgaaaaatgttactaataatCCTAAGATGGAGGAAACTTTGTATCAAATGTCAAAAGATTTAGTCACTGCTATTTTATCTAAACTTGAAATACAAGATAAACTAACAAGAATCACCCGTGAAGCCCTCGATGCTCCTGGAAAAAGTAAGGGTATGACTGCAATAGAAACACGACGTATTTTAGATTATATATCACGAACTCTATCAGGACATATTCTTTCTATTACGAGAGCATCAACTGAACCCGAGTTACATCGTTTGGTTTACGGATTGGCCCAAATAGCGGCTGAAGTTTCAATTGTTTCTGCACTCAAAGATATTACGTATGCTTCTGCCTTATCAAAAAAACAGTCTGTAGATCTTTCTCTTCGCAAAAAGAGATCAGTAAAAGAAGATCCGATTACTCCTCCTACGACTCCGAAGCACGCTGCAacaactatatataatataatattaaacaaacaacATGAAATGGTTAATTTATCCACGGAAATAACAAATCCTAACACACGGCGTTCTCAACTTACACCGTATTCTGTTCTGTCACTGAGTGAAAGAAACTCTGTGCATATAATACCAAGTAAAAAAAGAGTGCTCGAAACGAAACCAAAAGGCTTCTTGAACCAAACTGTTTTGGACATGGATCCTGATATTACCAATGTCAATGAATCTGAAgctattgttttaaataaaaggcTAAATGCAACACATTATGTTACTCAAGATAGTCACACTCTTGAAACACAGGAGTTAGGAGCTCCAAATCTTATAGATGATTGGATTGATCCCAAGGAAAAGATATATGCCCTACATCCTGATGTTATCGCTGAAATGGAACTAGAACAACCAGAAGTCGATGATGACACCACAAATGAGAAGAAAACGAAGCAAAAACTTGAAAAGTTGGAGTTGAAGGCTAAGAAAGCTATACTGTATGCAGGTGATGTTGCCTATTTGACTGCAGCGAGTGTAGTTGCTATGAGGAGAGCTCTAACAGCGTCCATCGAAGTTCAAATGTCGGTAAGATATGCGAAAAATGGCATGTCCAATCATGAAGACTTGATGATGAATTTAGCAAAGACTGCTGCACAACAAGCTGGAAAGGAAGCAAAGAGTGCAACATCAAAGTCATTAGCTTGTGAACGCGTTATTAAACTAGCATTAAAATACACGGCACAATCAAAAGGAGCAAACCTTAATCATGTGGCAAACAGAGTTGTTATGGATTCATTATCATTAGCAACTTTAGCCAAGTCCATGGCGTTTGTATCATCCGATATCGCAATTAATTCCTTGTATCAAGCCACAGACGTAAAACCTCCTGCATAA
- the LOC126976872 gene encoding uncharacterized protein LOC126976872 isoform X1 → MLGYFVLSLVLVLETEAGISPVHDFKNSIISKSFGEKIINSPHNVLKHLDNTIMKSTKNVTNNPKMEETLYQMSKDLVTAILSKLEIQDKLTRITREALDAPGKSKGMTAIETRRILDYISRTLSGHILSITRASTEPELHRLVYGLAQIAAEVSIVSALKDITYASALSKKQSVDLSLRKKRSVKEDPITPPTTPKHAATTIYNIILNKQHEMVNLSTEITNPNTRRSQLTPYSVLSLSERNSVHIIPSKKRVLETKPKGFLNQTVLDMDPDITNVNESEAIVLNKRLNATHYVTQDSHTLETQELGAPNLIDDWIDPKEKIYALHPDVIAEMELEQPEVDDDTTNEKKTKQKLEKLELKAKKAILYAGDVAYLTAASVVAMRRALTASIEVQMSVRYAKNGMSNHEDLMMNLAKTAAQQAGKEAKSATSKSLACERVIKLALKYTAQSKGANLNHVANRVVMDSLSLATLAKSMAFVSSDIAINSLYQATDVKPPA, encoded by the exons ATGTTAGGATATTTTGTTCTAAGCCTGGTTCTc GTACTTGAAACAGAAGCTGGAATTTCGCCTGTTcatgattttaaaaattcaatcaTTTCTAAGTCTTTCGGCGAGAAAATAATAAACTCACCTCATAATGTCCTCAAGCACTTAGATAACACTATAATGAAGTCGacgaaaaatgttactaataatCCTAAGATGGAGGAAACTTTGTATCAAATGTCAAAAGATTTAGTCACTGCTATTTTATCTAAACTTGAAATACAAGATAAACTAACAAGAATCACCCGTGAAGCCCTCGATGCTCCTGGAAAAAGTAAGGGTATGACTGCAATAGAAACACGACGTATTTTAGATTATATATCACGAACTCTATCAGGACATATTCTTTCTATTACGAGAGCATCAACTGAACCCGAGTTACATCGTTTGGTTTACGGATTGGCCCAAATAGCGGCTGAAGTTTCAATTGTTTCTGCACTCAAAGATATTACGTATGCTTCTGCCTTATCAAAAAAACAGTCTGTAGATCTTTCTCTTCGCAAAAAGAGATCAGTAAAAGAAGATCCGATTACTCCTCCTACGACTCCGAAGCACGCTGCAacaactatatataatataatattaaacaaacaacATGAAATGGTTAATTTATCCACGGAAATAACAAATCCTAACACACGGCGTTCTCAACTTACACCGTATTCTGTTCTGTCACTGAGTGAAAGAAACTCTGTGCATATAATACCAAGTAAAAAAAGAGTGCTCGAAACGAAACCAAAAGGCTTCTTGAACCAAACTGTTTTGGACATGGATCCTGATATTACCAATGTCAATGAATCTGAAgctattgttttaaataaaaggcTAAATGCAACACATTATGTTACTCAAGATAGTCACACTCTTGAAACACAGGAGTTAGGAGCTCCAAATCTTATAGATGATTGGATTGATCCCAAGGAAAAGATATATGCCCTACATCCTGATGTTATCGCTGAAATGGAACTAGAACAACCAGAAGTCGATGATGACACCACAAATGAGAAGAAAACGAAGCAAAAACTTGAAAAGTTGGAGTTGAAGGCTAAGAAAGCTATACTGTATGCAGGTGATGTTGCCTATTTGACTGCAGCGAGTGTAGTTGCTATGAGGAGAGCTCTAACAGCGTCCATCGAAGTTCAAATGTCGGTAAGATATGCGAAAAATGGCATGTCCAATCATGAAGACTTGATGATGAATTTAGCAAAGACTGCTGCACAACAAGCTGGAAAGGAAGCAAAGAGTGCAACATCAAAGTCATTAGCTTGTGAACGCGTTATTAAACTAGCATTAAAATACACGGCACAATCAAAAGGAGCAAACCTTAATCATGTGGCAAACAGAGTTGTTATGGATTCATTATCATTAGCAACTTTAGCCAAGTCCATGGCGTTTGTATCATCCGATATCGCAATTAATTCCTTGTATCAAGCCACAGACGTAAAACCTCCTGCATAA